One part of the Saprospiraceae bacterium genome encodes these proteins:
- a CDS encoding dihydrofolate reductase codes for MKIIYYILVCFFVNLYFLSPLSAQKMKTGEPPLKSFEVAAESFGDLQVLRYEAPGFNELSLKQKELAYYLYEASLSGRDIIYDQKSKYGILLRKTIEIIYTSYKGNKTTAAWKQFRDYAGRFWFSNGNHHHYGNEKFIPECSNAYFKSLVLNCNTSKLPKNAKESTVAFWKRIEPLLYDLKVEPKCVDLRSGIDNIVASSNNFYEGVTQKEVEDFYAQFPTSGNSPSWGLNSKLIKENGKLVEKVWKADGMYGAAIRKIVYWLEEAAKVAENSQQKLVIQKLVNYYRTGNLKDFDDYTIEWVKDTASRIDFVNGFTEVYLDAIGKKGSYESIVSLKDLEATIRIKTIADYAQWFEDNSPLMQEHKKKEVKGITAKAITVLVESGDASPSTPIGINLPNADWIRRDHGSKSVSLSNIIKSYNLMSARKGTLDEFAYSDEVMSRIKMYGALSSDLHTDMHECIGHASGQINPGVETTDKTLKNYASCLEEGRADLVGLYYIMDKKLLEIGVSPSLEVAKAGYDNYIMNGLMTQLTRIKLGDNIEEAHMRNRQMNANWAYQKGKKDNVIEFVKRNGKTYVKINDYDKLRNLFGDLLREIQRIKSEGDFKAGQELVENYGVKVDPELHKEILERFAKLELKPYRGFIQAKLIPIKKGTKIINVKIEYPSSFFRQMIEYGNKYGYLPVQN; via the coding sequence ATGAAGATAATTTATTACATTTTAGTTTGTTTTTTTGTCAACTTATATTTTTTGAGTCCGCTTAGCGCTCAAAAAATGAAAACCGGAGAGCCACCTCTAAAATCATTTGAGGTTGCTGCAGAATCTTTTGGCGACCTTCAGGTATTAAGGTATGAAGCTCCTGGGTTTAATGAGTTAAGTTTAAAGCAAAAGGAATTGGCATATTACCTCTATGAAGCATCCTTATCAGGAAGAGATATCATATATGACCAAAAGAGCAAGTATGGCATTTTACTAAGAAAGACTATTGAAATAATATATACCAGTTATAAGGGTAATAAAACAACAGCAGCGTGGAAACAATTCAGGGATTATGCTGGACGATTTTGGTTTAGCAATGGAAATCACCATCATTATGGCAATGAGAAGTTTATTCCAGAATGTAGTAATGCATATTTTAAATCATTAGTATTAAATTGTAACACAAGTAAATTACCAAAAAATGCAAAAGAAAGCACTGTTGCATTTTGGAAGCGAATTGAACCTCTATTATATGATTTAAAAGTTGAACCAAAATGTGTCGACTTAAGATCTGGAATCGATAATATCGTAGCCTCAAGTAATAATTTTTACGAAGGTGTAACGCAAAAAGAGGTAGAGGACTTTTATGCTCAATTTCCAACATCAGGAAATTCACCAAGCTGGGGACTTAATTCAAAACTGATTAAAGAGAATGGAAAATTAGTTGAAAAAGTATGGAAAGCAGACGGTATGTATGGAGCGGCAATACGTAAAATTGTGTATTGGTTAGAAGAAGCTGCAAAAGTTGCAGAAAACTCGCAACAAAAGTTAGTTATACAAAAACTAGTAAACTATTATCGAACTGGAAATTTAAAAGATTTTGATGATTATACCATTGAATGGGTAAAAGATACAGCTTCCAGAATTGATTTTGTGAATGGCTTCACGGAAGTTTATTTAGACGCAATTGGTAAAAAAGGAAGCTATGAAAGTATCGTATCATTAAAAGATCTTGAAGCTACAATAAGGATTAAGACAATTGCAGATTATGCGCAATGGTTTGAGGATAATTCACCTTTAATGCAAGAGCATAAAAAGAAAGAAGTAAAAGGAATTACTGCAAAAGCAATTACCGTTTTAGTTGAAAGTGGTGATGCTTCTCCAAGTACACCAATAGGAATTAATCTGCCAAATGCAGATTGGATTCGCAGGGATCATGGAAGCAAATCAGTGTCCTTAAGTAATATCATAAAGAGTTATAATTTAATGAGTGCAAGAAAAGGAACATTAGATGAATTTGCTTATAGTGATGAAGTCATGAGCCGGATTAAAATGTATGGAGCGCTTTCAAGTGATTTACATACAGATATGCATGAATGTATTGGACATGCATCCGGACAAATTAATCCGGGAGTAGAAACTACAGACAAAACATTAAAGAATTATGCAAGTTGTCTGGAAGAAGGGCGTGCAGATTTAGTTGGGCTGTATTATATTATGGATAAAAAACTTTTAGAGATTGGTGTTAGCCCTTCATTGGAGGTCGCAAAAGCGGGTTATGATAATTATATTATGAATGGCTTAATGACACAATTAACACGCATAAAGTTAGGAGACAATATTGAAGAAGCGCATATGCGAAACCGACAGATGAATGCAAACTGGGCATATCAGAAAGGTAAGAAGGACAATGTTATTGAATTTGTCAAAAGGAATGGAAAAACCTATGTAAAAATTAATGATTACGATAAATTGCGCAATTTATTTGGTGATTTATTGCGAGAAATTCAACGGATAAAAAGTGAAGGTGATTTTAAAGCCGGACAAGAACTTGTAGAAAATTATGGTGTAAAAGTAGACCCAGAATTACATAAGGAAATTCTGGAACGTTTTGCAAAATTGGAGTTGAAACCGTATCGTGGGTTTATTCAAGCGAAATTAATACCGATAAAGAAAGGAACTAAAATCATCAATGTAAAAATTGAATATCCTAGCTCTTTCTTTCGTCAAATGATTGAATATGGAAACAAATATGGATATTTACCAGTGCAGAATTAA